The following proteins are co-located in the Deinococcus metallilatus genome:
- a CDS encoding HAD family hydrolase codes for MNSHLQAVLFDRDDTLALTDLGTSREAARWAAERFGLAAAEVGRVLAAQWQDWASAWWDLRTADEEEAFWTQYGEELAARLGLDRAQALALVAAFPYERYMKAVPDAREVLTELRARGLKIGVLSNTLPSIDRTLKALGLADLVDMAVASCTAGVHKPEAGAFQYALDRLGLPAGAVLFVDDRPENVQAARALGMRAVLIDLHGKTAGAVHDLWAVLALVEKPVTA; via the coding sequence ATGAACTCCCACCTTCAGGCGGTGCTGTTCGACCGCGACGACACACTCGCCCTGACCGATCTGGGCACCTCCCGTGAGGCCGCGCGGTGGGCCGCCGAACGCTTCGGCCTCGCTGCGGCCGAGGTGGGGCGGGTGCTCGCCGCGCAGTGGCAGGACTGGGCCTCCGCCTGGTGGGACCTGCGCACCGCCGACGAGGAGGAAGCCTTCTGGACGCAGTACGGGGAGGAACTCGCGGCGCGGCTGGGACTGGACCGGGCGCAGGCCCTGGCCCTGGTGGCGGCCTTTCCCTACGAGCGGTACATGAAGGCGGTACCGGACGCGCGGGAGGTCCTGACGGAACTGCGGGCGCGGGGGCTGAAAATCGGAGTGCTGAGCAATACGTTGCCGAGCATCGACCGGACACTGAAGGCGCTGGGCCTGGCCGACCTGGTGGACATGGCGGTGGCGAGCTGCACGGCTGGGGTCCACAAGCCGGAGGCGGGGGCGTTCCAGTACGCGCTGGACCGGCTGGGGCTGCCCGCCGGGGCGGTGCTGTTCGTGGACGACCGACCCGAGAACGTGCAGGCCGCGCGGGCGCTGGGGATGCGGGCGGTCCTGATCGACCTGCACGGGAAGACGGCTGGAGCGGTCCATGACCTGTGGGCCGTGCTCGCGCTGGTGGAGAAGCCGGTGACGGCTTGA
- a CDS encoding dipeptidase: MSTPPLLVDGHLDLAFNAAQGRDLTLGLEALRAADPVEGETATVTFGELGAAGTRVAFGTLFALPRTEQSPQGYTDHAGARAQALAQLDQYRRWEDAGLIRLLRGGAEVRAHLAQPEGPLGVVLLMEGADPVRDADDLLFWQEAGVRAIGPAWGRTRYAGGTAAPGPLTDAGRALVTAMRDLGLTLDASHLDDAAFWEALEIGPRVIATHANSRAFVPGNRQLTDEMARAVAATGGMIGLVFLGTFIRAGWNPSQPRVGLEELAAHARHYAARVGWEHVGLGTDLDGGFGREKAPAGVERYRDVGHFLDLLPEEHRAGVAGGNWGRWLTRHL; encoded by the coding sequence TTGAGCACCCCTCCCCTGCTGGTGGACGGGCACCTGGACCTGGCCTTCAACGCGGCTCAGGGCCGCGACCTGACGCTGGGGCTGGAGGCCCTGCGCGCCGCCGACCCGGTGGAGGGCGAGACGGCCACCGTGACTTTTGGTGAACTGGGGGCGGCCGGGACGCGCGTGGCGTTCGGCACCCTGTTCGCGCTGCCGCGGACGGAGCAGAGCCCGCAGGGCTACACCGACCACGCCGGGGCACGGGCCCAGGCGCTCGCGCAACTGGACCAGTACCGCCGCTGGGAAGACGCGGGGCTGATCCGCCTGCTGCGCGGGGGAGCGGAGGTGCGGGCGCATCTGGCCCAGCCGGAAGGGCCGCTGGGTGTGGTGCTGCTGATGGAGGGGGCGGACCCGGTCCGGGACGCGGACGATCTGCTCTTCTGGCAGGAGGCGGGCGTGCGGGCGATCGGCCCGGCCTGGGGGCGGACACGCTACGCGGGCGGCACGGCGGCCCCCGGCCCTTTAACGGACGCGGGCCGCGCTCTGGTGACGGCCATGCGGGACCTGGGGCTGACCCTGGACGCCTCGCACCTCGACGACGCGGCCTTCTGGGAGGCGCTGGAGATCGGGCCACGGGTGATCGCCACGCACGCCAACAGCCGGGCGTTCGTGCCGGGCAACCGGCAGCTTACGGACGAGATGGCGCGGGCGGTGGCGGCGACGGGCGGCATGATCGGGCTGGTGTTCCTGGGCACCTTTATCCGGGCGGGCTGGAACCCTTCGCAGCCGCGCGTGGGGCTGGAAGAACTGGCCGCGCACGCCCGGCACTACGCCGCGCGGGTCGGCTGGGAACACGTCGGGCTGGGCACCGATCTGGACGGCGGCTTCGGGCGGGAAAAGGCCCCGGCGGGGGTGGAGCGGTACCGGGACGTGGGGCACTTCCTCGACCTGTTGCCGGAAGAACACCGCGCCGGGGTGGCAGGCGGGAACTGGGGCCGCTGGCTGACCCGGCACCTGTGA